CGGTGGACGTATATCCGCTGAACCGAGATACACACCTGTCCGGCGTAGGAGAAGGCGCCGACCGTGCATCTTTTAGCGGCGAACTCCAGGTCCGCGTCCTCGTGGACGATAACGCCCGCGTTGCCGCCAAGCTCCAAAGTAACCTTGATGCGCGCTGCCTTCTCCTTCAACCTCCAGCCCACCTCCGCACTCCCGGTAAAGGTGAGCTTTTTTACCCTCTCGTCGCCAAGCAGCTTCTCGACCAGAGGGCCCGGCGAAGGGACGACACTTATCGCTCCCTCCGGCCACCCGGCGCCTGCGACTATCTCTCCGAGCAGAAGCGCGCTTAGCGGGGTCTTGGTGGCGGGCTTTATGATTATCGGGCACCCGACGGCCATGGCCGGGGCGACCTTGTGGGCGACGAGGTTCAGCGGGAAGTTAAACGGGCTTATGCCGAGCACCGAACCTACCGGGCATCTTTTTACAAGCCCCACCCTTCCCTCGGCCCCTGGGATTATGTCGAGCGGGATTAGCTCGCCGCCGAGCCTCTTCGTCTCCTCAAGGGCCACCTGGAAGGTGTTCGCCGCGCGGGCGGCCTCCACCCGCGCGTCGGTTATGGGCTTTCCCGCTTCGAGCGCTATGGTGCGGGCTAAATCTTCCCGCCTCTCCTTCAAGCCATCGACCACCCGGCCTATGATCTCCGCCCTCTTATACGCGGGCAGTTTTTTTAACGTCTCGAAGGCCGCATCGGCGGAGGCGAGCGCGCGGTCGAGCTCCTCCTCGCCCCCGAGACACGTGGTCC
This window of the Thermodesulfobacteriota bacterium genome carries:
- a CDS encoding aldehyde dehydrogenase family protein — translated: MAKDCFSSFPKILVGGEWLKTGKELQVLSPYDGEVVGTTCLGGEEELDRALASADAAFETLKKLPAYKRAEIIGRVVDGLKERREDLARTIALEAGKPITDARVEAARAANTFQVALEETKRLGGELIPLDIIPGAEGRVGLVKRCPVGSVLGISPFNFPLNLVAHKVAPAMAVGCPIIIKPATKTPLSALLLGEIVAGAGWPEGAISVVPSPGPLVEKLLGDERVKKLTFTGSAEVGWRLKEKAARIKVTLELGGNAGVIVHEDADLEFAAKRCTVGAFSYAGQVCISVQRIYVHRKVFSEFKDKFVANIKTLKLGDPMDETTEVGPMIDEGSLKRTGEWVKEALDGGAELLTGGKRWGKGKEKGKIFEPTVLTGTTPEMKVSCEELFAPVTTLEPFDDFEAALREVNRSRYGLQAGVFTSDTKKIFRAFDTLEVGGVVAGDIPTFRTDNMPYGGVKESGFGREGVRYAMEEMTEMRLLALNLS